A single window of Hemibagrus wyckioides isolate EC202008001 linkage group LG28, SWU_Hwy_1.0, whole genome shotgun sequence DNA harbors:
- the thy1 gene encoding thy-1 membrane glycoprotein, translating into MMYYSILASFCLLGMASSQKIDDLSACLTKEQNLNLTCKFTPKQGDMPVCNFAINKKVVATTNTTGAVDPTYKNRASVTLKGNVCSLTLTGFSADQPETYVCTIYQNNTNAEQSKTVEKKNMSPCSDANVLKHGGVILLLAVALSLLSGIL; encoded by the exons ATGATGTACTACAGCATCCTTGCTTCGTTCTGTCTGCTGG GCATGGCCAGCTCTCAAAAAATAGACGATCTCTCTGCCTGTTTGACTAAGGAGCAAAACCTAAATTTGACCTGCAAGTTCACCCCTAAACAGGGAGATATGCCTGTATGTAACTTTGCAATTAATAAGAAAGTAGTGGCCACTACTAATACCACCGGAGCTGTGGATCCAACCTACAAGAACCGGGCCTCAGTCACCCTGAAAGGCAATGTATGCTCGTTGACTCTGACAGGATTTTCAGCTGACCAGCCCGAGACGTACGTCTGTACCATCTACCAGAATAATACGAATGCTGAACAGTCAAAAACTGTGGAAAAGA AAAACATGAGTCCCTGCTCTGATGCCAATGttctgaagcatggtggtgtgatTCTGCTGTTGGCTGTTGCCCTGTCTCTGTTGTCTGGCATACTGTGA
- the usf1l gene encoding upstream transcription factor 1, like — protein MKGQQKSPDPQVEVPIMEEGAIATAVDPSAITTIQSAGTFSSEQPIKYVFKTEGNSGQVTYRVIHVADGQMEAQADGTAAVSVVTGFPAVTQAGTPPVTRAVYSQAEGLVTDATEGHYYYPSTIGDTAPATIVTNVHAADSLLTQPASAGQLYVMMSPQEVLGSANQSKAETPCTSRDDKRRAQHNEVERRRRDKINNWIVQLSKTIPDCAVDSAKTSQSKGGILSKACDYIQELRQSNARLSEELETLERLRLDNQLLRQEVEDWKSKNQMLRSQLRHHGIVAASSMDPQ, from the exons ATGAAGGG GCAACAGAAAAGCCCTGATCCGCAGGTGGAGGTGCCGATCATGGAGGAAG GAGCTATTGCTACAGCCGTTGATCCATCTGCTATTACCACAATACAGTCAGCTGGCACGTTTTCCTCTGAACAGCCAATAAAGTACGTTTTCAAAACGGAAGGAAATTCCGGGCAG GTGACATATCGAGTGATCCATGTTGCTGACGGGCAGATGGAGGCTCAGGCAGATGGAACTGCAGCTGTTAGCGTTGTGACTGGCTTTCCTGCAGTGACACAGGCCGGGACACCCCCTGTGACACGG GCTGTGTACTCCCAGGCTGAGGGTCTGGTGACGGACGCCACTGAAGGTCACTACTACTATCCATCCACTATCGGTGACACTGCCCCGGCCACCATAGTAACCAATGTCCATGCGGCTGATTCACTGCTCACGCAGCCTGCTTCTGCAG GCCAACTCTATGTGATGATGTCACCACAGGAAGTGTTaggctcagccaatcagag TAAGGCCGAGACGCCTTGCACTTCAAGAGATGACAAGAGGAGAGCACAGCACAATGAAG TCGAACGTAGACGCAGGGACAAAATAAACAACTGGATCGTCCAGCTGTCCAAAACAATCCCTGACTGCGCTGTGGACTCGGCCAAAACTAGCCAG AGTAAAGGTGGCATCCTGTCAAAAGCCTGCGATTACATTCAGGAGTTGCGCCAAAGCAATGCTAGATTATCAGAGGAGCTGGAAACACTGGAGAGACTGAGGCTGGACAACCAGCTCCTCAGACAAGAG GTGGAAGACTGGAAATCTAAGAATCAGATGCTTAGAAGCCAGCTAAGGCATCATGGTATAGTCGCTGCATCGAGCATGGATCCTCAGTGA